In Agelaius phoeniceus isolate bAgePho1 chromosome 16, bAgePho1.hap1, whole genome shotgun sequence, the DNA window ccaggaagaaaaaggaagaaggacagggtacacccaaattcctccctcTTGGGACCCCAtgctaaaaacctcaaaaacccgtttttcaccccgtgacaaaccattattctacttaaactctcttgactggtaattcttcatataaaggtgggaatttgctccacgggtcaaAGGcccaggggtcttgggctctgtgccaaggcctcggagcccccaggcaggggctggagccacgCAGGGCActcagaggaatttcctgggttctgacaccgGGGCTCTTGCTTTGCCCCTGCCTCCTGGAGGCGTGTGCAGGACGTGTGTGCACCGCTTTGACCACCACTGCGTGTGGGTGAACAACTGCATCGGCGCCGGCAACGCGGGCGTGTTCCTGCTCTACCTGCTGTCCCTGGcggccaccgccgccgccgtgGCTGCTGTCACCGCCGccctcctcctccaggtgctgctgctctccaacGCCATGCACGGCACCTACCTGGAtgcccaggggcaggagcagcccgtGGGGATCGCCCTCCTCGTTCAGGTCAGTGCTGGACAATGTCCTGGCTTGCACTTTGCTGTCACGAGCCACCTCCTGTTCCCCCAGCACGGGGACAGactgcagggtttggggcagACTGCAGGGTGTTGGGACAAactgcaggattttggggcagacTGCAGGGTTTTGGGACAGACTGCAGGGTTTTGGGGCAGACTGCAGGGTTTTGGGACAgactgcagggtttggggacaaACTGCAGGGTTTTGGGGCAGACTGCAGGGTGTTGGGACAAACTGCAGGGTTTTGGGGCAgactgcagggtttggggacaaACTGCAGGGTTTTGGGGCAgactgcagggtttggggacaaACTGCAGGGTTTTGGGGCAGACTGCAGGGTTTTAGCTGTTTTATAGACATAACTAGATTTAGAAAACTGCCACTGCTGCATACTTTAGAAATGAGGGTTTTTCTCACAGCACTTCCCATCCCACAGGTTCCTGTCTCCAGGATCTGCCACTCGGCAGATCTGGTTCATAGAGAAGGAATTTCCATTCCAGTGACTAGCTGATATAGGGAAGTTTAGGAAACAGCTGAGAGTCCCTGAGGTACCTTTGTGGAGGTGCTAAAGCAGGACACCCCCCTGGAATGCAGATACAGTTCCACCTGCACATGGATGTGCGttccagctggggctgtgcagtgccCGTGGGATTCAACCCTCCTCCATTttaacttctctctttctctgcagCACCTTTTCTTGACTTTCCCTAGGATTGTCTTCATGCTGGGGTTTGTCATCCTGCTCACACTGGTCCTGGGGGGATACTGCTCTTTCAGTCTGTATTTGGCCCTCACCAACCAGACCACCAACGAATGGTGCAAATCTCGAAGATTTGGGGGCTCCCCCCATCTCCCCTCGCAGCCTCGTGACAGACCCCTTGTCTATAAAAACATCTATTCCAAAGGGATCTGGAGGAATTTAAAGGAAATCTTTAGCCCTCCTACCATGttggaaaggaagaagaaaacatgAAGATACTCTTGTTTCTTTGGGCATTTATTTTCTAAGACTTTAGTTCAGCAGTGGGCTTGGCTGCCCCAGGCAGATTGTGGAACAAGATTCTGGAACTGCAGGTTTGGAACTGATTTGGAACAAGATTACTGCAGAATTCACATATTGGTGCCCCAGCAGAGCATCATTGGAGCTCCCTCCCTCAGGGAGACTCAGGGCCAGCTCAGTCCTGGCCCCTGAACACAGGGATTTGATTCATCTTCCCAAAGTGAATCTTTCTCTCTGGGAAGGGCtagcacagagctcctgtgaATTTTGAGGAAGCAGCATCTTTCTGTATCTTTCTCTGGGAAACAATTAACCCATGACTGTTAACAATGACTACAACAGGTTGTGTGTATTGAGCTGAAAGAACGATTTCTGCCAGGATCTTACCTGCAGAATCCATGTCCTACTGCAGCTTTGGAGCACTAACTTcaggaaagaaattaaagtGTCCCTGTTCACCTCTCCTTCCAGAAATTCTTCCGAGTATAATAGAagagaaattggaaaaaaaaaagtagtaagaactttaaataattttatttttaaaaatgtatttatttacatGCCAAATCTGTACAATATGCAATCAAAAATCCGTATAtggttaaaaaaaccaaattcctATACAATATGGCTTTCCAGCCCCCAGGCTGGctctcagagcagcctggctggcaTTGCAGGGTAGAATGATGCATTCACAGACCAGTACATAAGGCTACTTGTCCAggataccaaaaaaaaagagaaatactgCAGTACCGTGCCTTGGGAGGCCTGAAGGAGTGAGGTTAAAGGCATGAGAGTGTTTCAGTGGTGCTCAACACACACCACAACTCCTTAGGTTTGGTTTTCTCAACTTCTTTTAAATGCATATATTTCAATAATCCCTTGTGAGACCCCCACATAGTTGCTACACCTTCTGAATCCTTTTAAAAACCAGAGCACTGCTGTCCCAGTGACAGGCAGAGGGGGCTGATTCCCAAAGGATCTTCCTTGATTCGAGGCTGCTGTACAGAATACTGAGTGCCACTTGTGACCTGTCAGTCTCCTCGGGGTGACCAGGCCAAGGGTTTAACTCCTGGAATTGGTTTTACACTGAGAACACCTTGGGCCTGTCCCGTCCTATCCTGTTTTAGACCCGCACTATCCCGTTTTAGACCTGTCCTATCCCATTTCAGGCCTATCCTGTTTCAGACCTGTCCTATCCCGTTTTAGACCTGCACTCTCCCCTTTTGGGGGCCTGCGCTGGCCCCTGAGCGTTCCCCTGGCTCTGCGAGCAGCCCCAGCGCCCGGGCGTGCAGCTCCCTCCCTCACACGATCACGGTCTGCACCTCCACGTCTCCCTCCTGCGCGGCGATGACGAACTCCCCGGCGTGCTCCATGATCTCGATGTCCTCGGAGGCCACCATGGTGACGGTGGCCTCCTGCGCGGCCAGGCCGCCGTCGGTGGCCAGCACGGCGCCGTCACCGATGGCCGAGGCCAGGGTCATGGCCACCTGCTCGGTGAGGCTCTCGGGCGTGGCGATGGTGATGGTGTCGGCGGCGTCGGCGGCCGCGCCGCCCTCGGCCACGGTGACGTTCTGCACGATGATCTGGTGGCCCGAGTTGGCCTGGTTCACGATCTGCTGCACCACCTTCATGATGTGGCTGTCCACCTGCCGGGGGACAGGGGCTGCAGTGACACTGCTGCATTGActgacaggagcagctccagctgctcaccCCGCAAACACACTCTGCCATGTGTCACCCCTCCTGTCACCCAAGGACTGCCTTACCTCGTGTCTTGTTCCCTCTATTATTTCAGTAGCTTCACTGGTCTCCATGTCTTCGGTAGAAGTCTGGAAGACAAAATAAGATTATTCCCTTTTGAGGTCCTTACAAAAAGAATTTTATCACCAAGATGTAATTCACTTTTACACAAGCCTTTGTGTTCCCCTCACATGCAGTAGCTACTCCAAAGACAACTCCTTGACATTCCCTCCCAATCCCATTATCAGGAACTACTTAAAATGAATGCACAATGTTCACAAATAACTGAAAGAGAAAGTCCTCCCTCAGCAGGATTTGGCCACGCAGCAGATTTTTCTCCTACTGGAGAATCTCCTACAGCACTCAATAACTGAGCTGTGTTACCCTGCTGGGATGAGAACTGGCTCTGTGTGACAGAGGGGAGACAGTGAAATGCAGAATTCATTGCTTTTGGCAGCCTCTGTTAGAAACAACAGAGATTATCTGGGACAAAGTAAGATAAAtagaaatgggagaaaataggaGGGAAAGCTGAAGCAAGCTTGTGAGGACTTAAAATCTGGTGTGGTCAGAAGTTCTCAGGCTCAGCCtcctggcacacacagcacattgggagggtggggaagcTCCAAGTGCTCTCCTTCCAAACAAGGCTGATCCCACTGGCCCCTCGGGCcatgcaggcagggcagagcctgctCTACCTCCTCCCAAAAGCCTGGAGCAGGAACGTGAACAACTGCAGAGTTTTCCCTGCCCAAGCCTGTGCTCAGTTCCCAGAGAGCAGGCTGGCTGCCCCTTCTCACCTCGATGATGTACTCCTGGGTGTCTGCCACCACTGAGGAGAACTCCACCAGAACCGTGTGCGGGTCTTCTGAAAGGACTGTGGCTGCCAAGTTGTCAGCAGACTGACTCTCCTCTGACACCATCACTTCTTCCACATCCTTCATAGCAAGGAGGCAGCCACCTGCATGGAATTCCAGAAAAACATCATTTTTTGTGTCCATCTCCAGTAGCAGCTGGAAGGTGctaagcagcagcagcaagggggTGCCATGGATGAGTGACCAGTGCCACCTGAGGGGCTCCTGACCCACCAGGACAAGCCAAGGAACAGCCCAGGAGAGTCCCTGTGACACCAGGAGCAGACCAGCTCTCCAGTGCAACTCCCAACACCACGTGGGTAAATGCAGGTGGTAAAACCACTCAGGGTTTTTAAGCCATGTGCGAAGAACATACAGGAAGAATTTGGgtatattttaaatcattgaTCTTTTCTGCTGATACATCTCAATATCTCCTACAAAAGTCCATTTTTTCCTCCAGTAAACTTCTATTATTCCTTTGGAATAACACCATCAGCACTGCTGAAGAAGTCTGGAAATCCCTGCTTAGGAGCTAAAGGAGCAGCAAGCCCAGTGCAACTAATCCCACCAAACCAGATTATTGGTCAGAACTTTACCCAGACATTTCCTTCCCAGCACATGCCCACTCCCATGTGAGTCATTAGATCCACAGAATTCATGGCATGACTAGGTTgggagaccttaaagatcatggagtccaacccagccccaacacctcaactaaaccctggcacccagtgccacatccaggctttttttaaaacacatccagggatggtgactccaccacctcccaggCAGACCATTCCATTACTTTCTGTAAAAacctttttcctaatatccaacctgtacttcccttggtgcagcttgagactgtgtcctctggctCTGTCGGTGGCTGGGATCCACCCTCAGCAccattcccagcctggccagctcaagcccagggcagcccagccgTGCTCACCTTTGGTTCTGAGGTGCCTGTTGAGGGTGCCGTGCTCGGCGAAGCCGCGGCCGCACTTGTAGCACTTGAAGGGCTTCTCGCCGGTGTGGTGGCGGATGTGGCGCACCAGGGAGCCCTTCTCCCGGAAGCCCCGGCTGCAGAACTGGCACACATAAGGTTTATCCTCCAGGTGGGTACGGAAATGCACCTGCTGGGCATTCTGCACGCACAGGGAGGCAAGGCAAGCGCTCAGAGAGGACACGGCCAACTCACGGACGCGGGGTTTTGCTGCCAGGGTGCAACTCAACGTCTTTTATAGGAGGATTTTCCTGGGTggtggtttaggaatggtactTCCCAAGCCAGCGTTCACACCAGGACTCACCAAATTTATGAGGCACTCACTTgctccccctctccctctccccctccccttgcagtgggctggagaggagaattggaggcacaaaaggtGACGATCATGGactgagataagaacaatttacagAAACACAAATAAGATAAAAAACCACTACTGATGACAGAGGGTACAAGAAAGAGGTGAGCAACTGACCTGCCCTGATAATAGACAGAAGGAACCCGTTTCCCCCACACTAGAATGTTCTGGCCATGCACCCTCCTGGctactgcaaaaattaaccTCATCCTGGCCAGAACTGGGACACTGTTATTACATATTTGTTCCACACATGAAGGAACAGTTTCTTCAGAAATGTGATGGTTTTACAAAGACCGTCCTTCTTTTGCCCACTAAACCAAAACATCTTTCTGGAGTTtcagttcacagaatcactgaatggtttaggttggaaagaaCCTTAAGGAACAGCTTGTTtgaccccctgccatgggcagggacacctttcactatcccaggttgctctaagcactgtccaacctggccttggacacttgcaaGGATGGAGCAGCCATAGCTTCTCTGGGCTATAAGAGACAGGTGAGCTCTTTGAGGAGCAAAGCCTCCTGCCCTCTGCCAAAgcctggtgtcacagacatattttatgaaaaatcctttcgttagatcttttctcctgagaagcctcagaaatgaaatgtaaacaataattatctgctgctgtggaatgcaacaggtgcatctttgattggtctcacgtgcttgtttttaattaatggccaatcacagtccagctgtctcagactctctggtcagtcacaagattttattgtcattcctttcttttctattccttgctagccttctgatgaaattctGTCTTCtactcttttagtatagttttagtatataattttcttctaatataatatttatcataaaataataaatcagccttctgaacatggagtcaagactctcatctcttccctcgtcctgggaccgcTGCGAACACAACCACAGAGGAGCAGCCACACTTCCCTGAGCTCCTAGAGGAGCAaagcctcctgccctgtgccacagcctggctctgggggggccgtGAGGAGGTTGGTGAGGGGGGCCCACCTTTGTCTTGTAGCGCTTGCCGCACTTGGGGCAGGCGTAGGGCCGCTCGTCCGAGTGCACGCGCCGGTGCCCCTTGACGTGGGCTATGGTCTTGTAGAGCTTGCCGCACTCCCCGCAGCGGAAGCGCCGCTCGTTCACGTGCACCTCCTGGTGCTTCTTCAGCAGGTAGCCCTTGGTGAACTCCTTGCCACACTCCTCGCACTTGAAAGGTTTGTACTCTAGAGGGACACAGAGAAAAAGGTGTGGTTGATCCAGGGCAACCTGCAGCGCAAGGAGCTGGTACGGGTGGAACTGAATTGTCACAAAAAGCACAACCTGGAGAAGGGGAGGAATTGTATTGTCAAGCACGTGTGTGGGCTTTCACAGAACCCCAAAACAgctggggtgggaagggacctctggggatcatccagtgcagccccctggccaggcagggtcacctggagcaggtgacacaggaacgtgtccaggtgggtttgggagaCATCCAACCTTCAACCAGGGAGGCTCCACaccctccctgggctctgccatgccagggctctgctctttCCTCTATCATGGAAAGAGGTTGTTCCTCATATAAGGGTGGAACTTGTTGTGTTTTAGTTCCTGGCCATtgctcctcatcctgtcacCAAACagagtctggcaccatcctctgACACCCCTGGGAGGGATTTGTATGGATTGAAGGGATCCCCTCtcagccttcccttctccagactgaccaggcccagctcctgcagtctcTCCTCATCAGAGGAGCTGTACCCAGCTGAGGTGACTGAGCCACAGCTCGTGTcacacagcagccctggcagcccttTACCTGTGTGACTCTTGCTGTGAGTTTCCAGGGCAGCAGCTTCATTGAAGGCTTCATTACAGTGAGAGCAAATGTAACGTTTGTACCCGTTGGTTCTTTCTGCAGGCGTCTGCTggagagaaaatgggaaaactgcttttctttttttggacaCACCTAACTGGTGTATCCAGTTAGGACTGCTACCCAAATTCCCAACTAAACACTCCAGCTTTGACAGGAAAGAGATCTCTGTTGTGAAAAGAGACAGCACATGTGTGAAAGAACATTTCCCTTAAATCATGCCTGCACAATGTAACTCTAAAACCTGACACAAAGccacaggcacagggagacaTACATGAGGACAACAGTGCTGCCCACAACCAAATACAGACAAGGaaagttaaaaaattaatgtGTTGATGGAACACAAACATAcagcctctgctccttccaCTTTAACACTCTGCTCCACACATGGCTCCTCTTCTACTTCCACCCCTttgttctgcagctcttctggagcagctgccacaggTTCATCCAGCTTCTGCACTTCCTCCAGAGGCACTCTCTCGATGACAATCCCCGAATTCCTCATGGCCTGCCTCAGCAGGTTCTCACTGTTCACTTCCCCCACgcagggcagctcctcaggATGCGGCTGCTGCAGGAACAAAGAGAAGTTGGGCACAGCAAACCCACAATGTTTTACAGCAACACTGCTGCGAGTGCCACTCTgtctgcagtgcccagtgctgtGCTACAGGGCTGAAAGATCAGCCAGGGAATACCttgggctgaggaggaggatgaggtgGATCTGCACCCTGGCAACCCAAGGGGTGACAAGCCCAGAAGGAAACCAACCAAAGGAACCCCTTCATTCCACACTCAGATTCACTGTCAGTACCCTAGACACCTCTGCTCTGAGGTGAAACATTCTATGTGTAAAACATACAGAGGGTGCTTGAATCAAACAACACTCACATCTGCCTCCAGGGGCTTTGCATCCACCACGGGCAGTTCCTGCATCTGGACATGGACCTCGTGGAGCACGTTGCCTTTTGCATCTGTCACGAAGTGGATGACAGGGGAGGCCTCGATGGATTCGCTCGCTATGGAGGACACCACGTCTGTGGTGGAGCTGCAGGGTCCTGCAAGAAATGAACCACGTGGGGAAATGCAGCCCTCAGCAACTCCCTGCCTTAGAGCACAAGGTGCCTGTTAACACCACCTTTGTACCAGATTCTCAAACACTCTTGTGTTCACAGCCAGCTTGAGGTAATAATTTGCTctataaattacttttttctggtataaaaaatataaattcaaaACCATGGGATTATTTCTTATCATGAaatgtttgggttggaagggaccttaaagcccatccagtttcaacccctgccatgggcagaatCACCTTCCACCAtctcaggctgctccaaaccctgtccaatctgaccttggacactgccagggatccaggggcagccacagctgctctgggcaccctgtgccagaaGGAATTTCTATTCCAAGTGCTGTGAGGGTTTGGCTTTATCAGACAGGAGGCAGGTCCAGGCAGCATCACTGACCTGATGGCAGATCATCTTTGTTGACAACTATTTCTTTGGTCATGTTGAAACGGATTTTTTCAGTGCAAGGCGTCAGAGATTTAAGGTGCCGAGTCAAAGCTCCCGATTCCCGGAAGCTTTTCCCACATTTCTTGCATTTGTAAGGTCTTTCATCTGGAAATGACAAGATTCAAAACAAGCATGTTaaagccagcactgccaggatcAGCTCTGCGTGACAGGCTGAAGAATATGTTCAGTTTTCTACAGCACATGACTGTGCCTATCCCAGAACCTTCCACTGCTTCCCAGTACCCCAAAAGCTGGGGAGCTCAATGGTGTCAGCTCAGCAAAACATGGGAAGCAGCAAGGAATTCCACTGGAAGGCAAAAAGACAACCACAGACAGCTCCAGTGACAAGGAGCTCTTATTTGGGAGAACTCTCACCCGTGTGCCGCCGATGGTGTCGGATCAGAGACCCCTTTGTCCTAAAGGAAGTCCCACAGAGTTTACACTCATagtccttcctgctgctgtgagtgATCATGTGAGCTTTGAGGATGCTGGCCTAGGGAAAGAATTTCCAAAAAGTTTAAAGATTTTACATTTTAGCTGTAAAGAACAACAAGGCTCCTTGTGAAGGCAGAACTTCCctctgggaagggcaggcagtAAAGCACACTGCTACTGAGTCTTGGGAGCTCTTATAATGTTCACAGCCAGCCTAAAAGGCTCGCTaacccccagcagcagaggggatACTCACAGTTTTAAATGTCTTCTGGCACAGCTCACACACGTATCGCCCCTCCTTGTTCACCTGCAGCTTGACCTTCGTCACCTcactggaactgtcctgctccTCACTGACCTCCCCATCCACGTGGCCATTCGGGTTCTCAAACACATGTTCTCCTGCTACAACGACCTCTTTGATGTGCCCACTGCCTGGGAAAAGGTGGGGACACAGTTGGCTTCTTTACAGGACAACAAACCATCCACTGTTTCAGTATTTcacccaggaaaaggagaaaagatattttaaacCTGCCACTCGAGTCTTTGCAACCTTCTCATTGTGGCAGCATAAAATGGGCACTTCTGGAACAGAGTTCAACATCTAATTTATATTAATTAGTTGTATTAATTAAGCTGAAGGAGGGTAGGCTTAGAATAGACATTGCAAAGGAactgttccctgtgagggtgggcaggccctggcataggtgcccagagcagctgtggctgcccctggatccctggcagtgcccaaggccaggctggacactggggcttggaataccctgggatggtgaaaggtgtccctgccatggcagggggtggcactagGTGGGCTTTAAGTTCCCTCTCAACCCAGCTCATCCCATGACTATTCCATGGCTCTGATGAGAGAGGATTGCAgagctggcccagggctgcctcccagagctctgcaggaacagccccaaatcccagtgaCACAGAGGTGTCACCCACCCAGCCACAACCCAAAGCCATCCAAAGAGGTCACAGATGAGGGAACAGTACCAGACCCCCCGGGGGTGCCAAGGCACCCCAGAGCTCACCTACGATGGCCGAGGCGTTGCTGATCTCCTCTGCAATGGAAGATGCTTCAACAACAATGTGAGCAACAGTGATGGACTCCTCGACAGCAGGAACCAcctgctggcacagagcacCTTTCAGCAGGCAGGCCCTGCTTGCCTGAGCACgcagctccctcccctccaaCCCAACAGACCGTTGCATCCTCATTATTTCCAgccccggctgggagaggccgcTGTCACCTTTTGTCCTTCGTGGCCGAGGAGCCCGGAGAGCGGGTCGGGAGGGCGCTGGCAGCCCTTCTGCAGCTTGTGCTGCACGAactcctgcagggagctgaaCTCCGAATGGCAGCGCCCGCACTTGTGCACATCATCCTCGTCTGCGGGGAAAGCGCCGTCAGCGGGGCCGGCACACGGGACACGGCCGGGGACAGGGCCGAGGGACCGGGCGCTCGGTGTATCCCC includes these proteins:
- the ZDHHC4 gene encoding palmitoyltransferase ZDHHC4 isoform X3: MDFLTLFLLYLCSVLAVAALLCLCSGRQESFLTRSITRASQVLSLVIPSQLQTVTQQAVHRLFHTRSCLFVVLHVALQAAVFGEYTWEVFVYCWELQFHLLPLLLPYLLLAANLGCFLLCSRANPGTVTQSNAASLAKVYAYDGVLFQRGLVCPTCTLEKPARSKHCSVCRTCVHRFDHHCVWVNNCIGAGNAGVFLLYLLSLAATAAAVAAVTAALLLQVLLLSNAMHGTYLDAQGQEQPVGIALLVQVSAGQCPGLHFAVTSHLLFPQHGDRLQGLGQTAGCWDKLQDFGADCRVLGQTAGFWGRLQGFGTDCRVWGQTAGFWGRLQGVGTNCRVLGQTAGFGDKLQGFGADCRVWGQTAGFWGRLQGFSCFIDITRFRKLPLLHTLEMRVFLTALPIPQVPVSRICHSADLVHREGISIPVTS
- the ZDHHC4 gene encoding palmitoyltransferase ZDHHC4 isoform X1, which translates into the protein MGPTAAPLHCRAQDGSHSRSCPFQGWGWVPQPLLSIPGLGMGPTAAPLHCRARDGSHSRSSPFQGSGWVPQPLLSVPGLGMDFLTLFLLYLCSVLAVAALLCLCSGRQESFLTRSITRASQVLSLVIPSQLQTVTQQAVHRLFHTRSCLFVVLHVALQAAVFGEYTWEVFVYCWELQFHLLPLLLPYLLLAANLGCFLLCSRANPGTVTQSNAASLAKVYAYDGVLFQRGLVCPTCTLEKPARSKHCSVCRTCVHRFDHHCVWVNNCIGAGNAGVFLLYLLSLAATAAAVAAVTAALLLQVLLLSNAMHGTYLDAQGQEQPVGIALLVQVSAGQCPGLHFAVTSHLLFPQHGDRLQGLGQTAGCWDKLQDFGADCRVLGQTAGFWGRLQGFGTDCRVWGQTAGFWGRLQGVGTNCRVLGQTAGFGDKLQGFGADCRVWGQTAGFWGRLQGFSCFIDITRFRKLPLLHTLEMRVFLTALPIPQVPVSRICHSADLVHREGISIPVTS
- the ZDHHC4 gene encoding palmitoyltransferase ZDHHC4 isoform X2 → MGPTAAPLHCRARDGSHSRSSPFQGSGWVPQPLLSVPGLGMDFLTLFLLYLCSVLAVAALLCLCSGRQESFLTRSITRASQVLSLVIPSQLQTVTQQAVHRLFHTRSCLFVVLHVALQAAVFGEYTWEVFVYCWELQFHLLPLLLPYLLLAANLGCFLLCSRANPGTVTQSNAASLAKVYAYDGVLFQRGLVCPTCTLEKPARSKHCSVCRTCVHRFDHHCVWVNNCIGAGNAGVFLLYLLSLAATAAAVAAVTAALLLQVLLLSNAMHGTYLDAQGQEQPVGIALLVQVSAGQCPGLHFAVTSHLLFPQHGDRLQGLGQTAGCWDKLQDFGADCRVLGQTAGFWGRLQGFGTDCRVWGQTAGFWGRLQGVGTNCRVLGQTAGFGDKLQGFGADCRVWGQTAGFWGRLQGFSCFIDITRFRKLPLLHTLEMRVFLTALPIPQVPVSRICHSADLVHREGISIPVTS